The Pyxidicoccus sp. MSG2 DNA segment TGGTGGACCTGAGCGTCCTCGACGAGGTGCGGGGCGCCGCGGCGAAGTGAGGAGGGCCCTGCCGGGGCGCTTCGGCCCGGGTGACGCGCGTGACGTCCTCGCGGCGCCACGCCGTCGCGCGGGGCGCAGGCGGGCCCGGCAGGTGACTCCGTCCCCGGAGCCGGGGGAGGATGCGCGCCCATGAAGATGGAGCGCGTGGAGGAGACGCTGGAGCGCATCGGCCAGGAGGCCGCGCGGGCGCCCGGCGGAGTGCTGGCGTTCGACGGGGACGGCACGCTGTGGAGCGGGGACGTGGGGGACGACCTCTTCCTCGCCCTGCTGGAGCACGGCGACATCCGCCCGCCAGCGCACGCGGCGCTCCAGCGGCTGGGCGCGGCGCACGGCCTGGCCCCGGGCCTGGAGGCGCGCGAGCTGGCGCACCGGCTCTTCACCGAGTTCGAGGCGGGGCGCGTCCCGGAGAAGGAAATCTACGAGATGGTGGCGTGGCTGTTCGCCGGCTGGCGCGTGGACGCCGTGCGAGCGTTCGCCCGCGACGTGGTGGCCCGCCGGGAGGTGAAGCGCCGCCTGCACCCGGAGACGCGCCGCGTGGTGGAGTGGGCACTGGGTCGGGGCATCGCCTGCTACGTGGTCAGCGCGTCGCCGCTCGCGGTGGTGGAGGCCGCGGTGGTGGAGGTGGGCATCGACCCCGCCAACGTGCTCGCATGCACGCCGCGCGAGGAGGACGGGACGGTGCTGGCCTCCATCGTCGAGCCCATCCCCTACGCGTCCGGGAAGGTGCACTGCCTGCGCGCCCGCACGGCCCTGCCGCTGTACGCGGCGTTCGGCGACAACGTGTTCGACTTCGAGCTGCTCGCGGCCGCGCGCGTCCCGGTGGCCATCCGCCCCAAGCCCCGCCTGCGCGCGCGGGCGGCGGAGCTGCCCTCGCTGGTACAGCTCCACCCGGAGGAGTGACGCCGGCTCAGCCCTTGTCCGGGACTTCACCCGCGAGCGACAGCGCCACGTTCTCTGTCGTGTTCTCCACCTGGTAGGTGGCAACCACCAGCTGGCCCTTCTCGGGCGCCTTGCGAATCTGGAGGGCGCTCAGGTCCAGCGGCACCACGGCGCCAACCTCGGTCTCCACGTAGAGGACCTGGCCGTTGAGCTTCACCACCTCCCCGGACAGCTGGCGCATCCGGTCCTGGTCCGGTGTCACGCGCCGCACCGGCATGCCCGAGACGCCATTGAGGCTCACCGCCAGGCCCTGGCCCTGGTGGGCGGAGTCGACGAAGGGGTCCTGGATGCCCGTGCGGCCGTTGACAGTCTGGTCCTGGATGCTGTCGCGCTTGACCTCCTCCGTGGGCTGGCTGGGTTCGTTGGCCTGGCTGGCCATGGGTATCACCAGCGCTGTCAGCGAGGAGGCCGCCAACGCGAGGCCGCGCCACCTCCTGGGAATCATCCGCATCATGGTCCTGCTCCGGGCTCGGGGGTCCTTCGACCCGTTCCCCTGAAGCTAGGGGCCCGGAGGCCCCGTGCGGACCGGGGGTGCCAGCAGCGGACGCACCGAAGGCCGTGCCACGCTCCGCGCACCGGGCCTCCGCTCACGTCGCGTGGCCGCCGTCGGGACGGTGCATCGCACCACCGGGCTCACGGGCTTCACGCGGCCGGGGGAGGACATGCGGTGGAGGCACGCCCCACGTGTCCGCCCGCACCGCTCGACTGCATGCTCGCGGTGCGGACTCAGCATTCGAGTGTTCACCCCGTGAAGCCCAACACCCCATGGCGCCGGGAAAGGGCTAGGGTGGGCTGTCCGGCACGGCTCCACCGCGAGCGCCCGGACTCATCCACCGCCTCCTGCTGGGGGCGGCCATACGCAGGGGCCGCACGTGAACGGTCGCACCGAAGAACACCGCATCGCCCTCTTCATCGATTTCGAGAACCTGGTCACCAACACCGGTATCAACTCCGCGAGCTTCGACCTGCAGCCGTCGCTCGACCGCCTTCTGGAGAAGGGCAAGGTCGTCTACCGCCGCGCGTACTGCGACTGGTCCCGCTTCGCCGAGGCCAAGATTCGCCTGCACGAGTTCGGCGTGGAGCTGCTGGACGTCCCGCCCTCCACGCGCGCCGGGAAGAATGGCGCGGACATGCGCCTGGTCATCGACGCGCTGGAGCTGTGCTACGCGCGCGAGAGCATCGACACCTTCGTCATCGGCTCCGGGGACAGCGACTTCTGCCCGCTGGCCTACAAGCTGCGCGAGAATGGCCGCACCGTCATCGGGCTCGCGGTGAAGGAGTCCACGTCCCCCCTCTTCGTGAAGGCGTGTGACGAGTTCATCTACCTGCGCCCGCGCCAGTCGCGCTCCGAAAAGGGAGACAAGGACAAGGGCCGGCAGAGCGTGGTCGCCGAGGAGCCGGGGCACGGCAAGCGCGGCGGCCGCCATGGCCGCGGCGAGCGCGGAGGCAAGGCCGAGGCGGCGCAGCCCGCGCAGGCCGCGAAGGGCCAGGCGCGCACGGAGGTGCCGGACATCGCCCGCGAGGTGGTGCAGAGCATGCTCGCGCGCGCGACGGGGCCGCTGAATCCGTCGCTCATCAAGGAAGCCATCGTCCGCAAGGAGCCGGACTTCGACGAGCGCGAGCACGGCTTCTCCACCTTCGCCCGGCTGCTGGCCGCGCTGGAGCAGGAAGGGCTCTTGCGCCGCATCCAGCAGGGTCGCCAGTGGTACGTGGTGGCCGCGGACTCGGACCTCGCCGCGGCCCCCAGCAGCGGCCACGGCGAGGGCAAGGGCAAGAAGCGCCAGGCCCACGTCGAGGAGGACGAGGAGCTCGAGTCCTACCCGGACCCGGACGAGGACGAGGGCGTCTAGCGCCCCCGCGCAGTGACATTCCGCGCCACATCCGGCGCGGAACTGTGGCGTCCTGAGTTACTTTTCTTTCGTGTTTCCCCAGGAAGTGCCGTCTGGCACGGGTTCTGCTCACGGGCTGGCGCCGGCTTTTCGCATGAGCCGGCACACACCCCCGCAGAGCCGCTGGAAGGAGACACCATGTCGTTGGGTCTTTATCGCAGGCGCCTGTTCCAGGCGCTGGTCGTCACGGGCACCCTCACGGCCCCGCTGGCGTTGGGCGCCGCGCAGGAGCAGGACGGCACCCGCCACTTCGATGCTCGCGTCACCTACAACACCGGCGTCAAGCGCACCCTCTCCGCCGCCCAGTTGAGCCGGGCCGCCGAGCTGCGCAAGAGCATGCCGGACCTCCGCGTGGAGCAGGACCCGGCCCTCGGCATCGTCCGCTCCCTCACCAACCCCGTGGGCGCCCTCTCCGCGCCGCGCAGCGGCGATGCGCTCGCCATCGGCCTCGACTTCGTCCAGTCCCAGCGCGAGCTGCTCGGCCTGGAGCTGGAGGACCTGGCCAACCTGGAGGTCGTCGACCGCGTCTACTCGCGCATCAGCGGCATCACCAACCTCTACCTGCGCCAGACGTACCGGGGCGTGCCCGTCTACAACGGGCAGCTGCAGATCAACGTGGACGCCGAGGGCCGCGTCCTCGGCGTGCACAGCGACTTCCTGCCGTCGCTCTCCCGGACGCTCACCAGCGCGCAGCCGCGCCTGGGTGCCGGTGAGGCCGTGGCCGGCGCCGCGCGCCACCTGGGCCTGAAGCTGGCCGCCACGCCCCGCGAGCTCCGCACGGAGCTGGGGCCGCGCCAGAGCACGCAGGTGGACAACGCCGGAGTCTCTACCGAGCCCATCAACGCGCAGCTCGCCGTGCTGCCGGTGCGCTCCGGCGAGGCCCGCCTCGTCTGGAACTTCCTGGTCCACACCGCGGACTCGCAGCACGTCTACGACATGACGGTGGACGCCAGCACCGGCGAGGTCTGGACGCGCGTGGACCACGTGGCCTCGGACACGTACAAGGTCTACCCGCGCCCCGTGGAGAGCCCCAACCACACCACGCCGCTGCCGCCCGCGGACGGCCGGGTCATCCTGACCAACCCCGCCAACGCCATCGCCTCGCCCTTCGGCTGGCATGACACCAACGGCGTCGCCGGGGCCGAGTTCACCATCCACCGCGGCAACAACGTCCACGCGTACGACGACATCAACAACGACAACCTGCCGCCCACCACCGAGCCGAACTGCGGCAGCGTCCTCAACTGCAACTTCGCCATCAACCTCCTCGGCGCGCCCAACACGTACACCCCGGCGGCCGTGACGAACCTGTTCTACTGGAACAACATCATCCACGACATCCAGTACCAGTACGGGTTCGACGAGGTGTCCGGCAACTTCCAGGTCAACAACTACGGCAACGGCGGCCTGGGCAACGACGACGTGCGTGCGGAGGCCCAGGACGGCGGTGGCATGAACAATGCCAACTTCTTCACGCCCGTCGACGGCCAGCGCCCGCGCATGCAGATGTACCTGTGGAACGGCGGCTCGCCGTTCCGGGACGGAGACCTGGACTCGGGCATCATCGTCCACGAGTACGGCCACGGCATCTCCAACCGCCTCGTCGGCGGCCCCATGAACGTGTCGTGCCTCGGCAACGTGCAGCAGCCGGGCGAGGGCATCAGCGACTTCCTCGCGCTCATGTACACCGCGAAGACCGGGGACACCGGCCCGCAGAAGCGCGGCATCGGCACGTACGCGCTGTTCCAGCCCATCACGGGCAACGGCATCCGTGCCCAGCCGTACAGCACCAACCCGGCCCTCAACACGTGGACGTACCAGAGCCTCACGGCCATGTCCGGCCCGCACGCGGTGGGCCAGGTCTTCGCGCAGGCCATGTGGGAGGCGTACTGGGCGCTGGTGGACCGCTGGGGCTTCAGCACCAACCTGTACGGTGCCACCGGCAGCGCCGGCAACCAGCGCATGATGCTGTACTTCACGCAGGGCCTGAAGAACACGCCGTGCAGCCCGACCTTCACGCAGGTGCGTGACGGCATCATCGCGGCGGCCACCACCCTGCACAGCGGCGAGGACGTCTGCCGCCTGTGGACGGCCTTCGCCGGCTTCGGCCTGGGCGTGGACGCCGTCTCCGGTGGCCCCAACACCACCGCCGTCACCAACGGCTTCAACGTGCCCACCGCCTGCCGCACCGACGTGTGGGGCAAGGACAAGCCGTGGGACACCGGCCTGCAGCCGGACCCCGCCACCGCGGGCAACGTGATGTGGGAGAGCGAGGACATCTGGGTCCGCACCTCGACGGTCAACGGCCCGCACCAGAACCCGGAGT contains these protein-coding regions:
- a CDS encoding HAD family hydrolase — encoded protein: MKMERVEETLERIGQEAARAPGGVLAFDGDGTLWSGDVGDDLFLALLEHGDIRPPAHAALQRLGAAHGLAPGLEARELAHRLFTEFEAGRVPEKEIYEMVAWLFAGWRVDAVRAFARDVVARREVKRRLHPETRRVVEWALGRGIACYVVSASPLAVVEAAVVEVGIDPANVLACTPREEDGTVLASIVEPIPYASGKVHCLRARTALPLYAAFGDNVFDFELLAAARVPVAIRPKPRLRARAAELPSLVQLHPEE
- a CDS encoding NYN domain-containing protein, giving the protein MNGRTEEHRIALFIDFENLVTNTGINSASFDLQPSLDRLLEKGKVVYRRAYCDWSRFAEAKIRLHEFGVELLDVPPSTRAGKNGADMRLVIDALELCYARESIDTFVIGSGDSDFCPLAYKLRENGRTVIGLAVKESTSPLFVKACDEFIYLRPRQSRSEKGDKDKGRQSVVAEEPGHGKRGGRHGRGERGGKAEAAQPAQAAKGQARTEVPDIAREVVQSMLARATGPLNPSLIKEAIVRKEPDFDEREHGFSTFARLLAALEQEGLLRRIQQGRQWYVVAADSDLAAAPSSGHGEGKGKKRQAHVEEDEELESYPDPDEDEGV
- a CDS encoding extracellular metalloproteinase codes for the protein MSLGLYRRRLFQALVVTGTLTAPLALGAAQEQDGTRHFDARVTYNTGVKRTLSAAQLSRAAELRKSMPDLRVEQDPALGIVRSLTNPVGALSAPRSGDALAIGLDFVQSQRELLGLELEDLANLEVVDRVYSRISGITNLYLRQTYRGVPVYNGQLQINVDAEGRVLGVHSDFLPSLSRTLTSAQPRLGAGEAVAGAARHLGLKLAATPRELRTELGPRQSTQVDNAGVSTEPINAQLAVLPVRSGEARLVWNFLVHTADSQHVYDMTVDASTGEVWTRVDHVASDTYKVYPRPVESPNHTTPLPPADGRVILTNPANAIASPFGWHDTNGVAGAEFTIHRGNNVHAYDDINNDNLPPTTEPNCGSVLNCNFAINLLGAPNTYTPAAVTNLFYWNNIIHDIQYQYGFDEVSGNFQVNNYGNGGLGNDDVRAEAQDGGGMNNANFFTPVDGQRPRMQMYLWNGGSPFRDGDLDSGIIVHEYGHGISNRLVGGPMNVSCLGNVQQPGEGISDFLALMYTAKTGDTGPQKRGIGTYALFQPITGNGIRAQPYSTNPALNTWTYQSLTAMSGPHAVGQVFAQAMWEAYWALVDRWGFSTNLYGATGSAGNQRMMLYFTQGLKNTPCSPTFTQVRDGIIAAATTLHSGEDVCRLWTAFAGFGLGVDAVSGGPNTTAVTNGFNVPTACRTDVWGKDKPWDTGLQPDPATAGNVMWESEDIWVRTSTVNGPHQNPEFGQTNYVHVRVRNRSTTVAAHNVVVKAYGTNAATSTSWQSLWTDIGQATVVYLPPGGITEVVIPWNPPFVGHYCLLSRLVTPQDPMTFVETSDPNYNTRYNNNIFWRNTNIVNLLPFGFVDVRFILRNVLREPRMFNVRFLEQNAVAGQEPFLARGRVTVDLGQELTQVWKAAGGRAEGVQQVGETQFVIADPTKAYFAIPLQGEQEFEVKMNITDLKPAKDPQGAYVEYTFGVVQEDPQVKEGENPNVGGVTYYLQAGPQ